One segment of Leguminivora glycinivorella isolate SPB_JAAS2020 chromosome 12, LegGlyc_1.1, whole genome shotgun sequence DNA contains the following:
- the LOC125232098 gene encoding uncharacterized protein LOC125232098 encodes MQETVTTSTERKSLLSSFLDVLEAQGKAAQAERQLQEERYRRRTQRIYEYHDRQRREVVELRRCLDYVSQHAHVLETVLRGAGTAGSDEVPLSAHLVKQAVGLQRCMAQCVANAATIRSALASTHQPVMDAMLAKMEAELRSWTAFLHRAVDATYNSEIVIDNLHNMIAEQRRYVRDVTSSSVFTALCAEADAEASASETTSAGAGAEAETEAEADRTPRSPLERRPPSSCSTPLHN; translated from the exons ATGCAAGAAACCGTTACAACCTCGACGGAGCGTAAATCCTTGTTATCTTCGTTCCTGGACGTCCTGGAGGCTCAAGGCAAAGCTGCCCAGGCGGAACGGCAGCTCCAGGAGGAGCGCTACAGGCGCCGTACGCAAAGGATCTACGAATACCACG ACCGACAACGGCGCGAAGTAGTGGAGCTCCGCCGCTGCCTAGACTATGTGTCACAACACGCCCATGTCCTGGAAACAGTGCTTCGTGGTGCAGGCACCGCTGGCAGTGATGAG GTCCCTCTAAGTGCTCACCTGGTCAAGCAAGCAGTGGGCCTCCAGCGCTGCATGGCGCAATGTGTCGCCAACGCGGCCACAATACGCTCCGCCCTTGCGTCTACCCACCAGCCAGTCATGGACGCCATGCTTGCTAAAATG GAAGCGGAGTTGCGGTCGTGGACGGCGTTTTTGCATCGAGCAGTCGACGCCACATACAACTCCGAGATCGTCATAGATAACCTGCACAATATGATTG CGGAGCAGCGCCGCTACGTGCGCGACGTTACATCAAGCAGCGTGTTCACAGCGCTATGCGCTGAGGCGGACGCGGAAGCGAGTGCAAGCGAGACCAcgagcgcgggcgcgggggcGGAAGCGGAGACAGAAGCTGAAGCGGACCGCACGCCGCGCTCGCCCCTCGAGCGCCGCCCGCCCTCCTCTTGCAGCACGCCTTTGCACAACTAG